CTCAGCTCTGAGCTGCGCTTCGGCCTTCTCTCTTGCTTCTTCACAAGTTTCAATGCCTACATTGCACTTCTCTGCTTCTTTTTGGTACTGAGAAGATGTTTTCCTTGCATCTGACACTAACGCTCTAGTATGTTTCATATTGTCGTCCATCACACCTTTTAGTAGGCTTAGTTCTTCAGAAAGTAAGTCTATTGAATCTTTCTTGATTTCTGAGTTCATTTCAGGATCATTTTTGCCGCAATctacacaaaaaataaataaaataaaaataatgaatgAATGAAGGAAGGGAAAGTAATGCATTCGACGAAGTTTGAGTACTGAATCTTTGCATATGAAATAAACCATACTGTTCCCCCATCAGACAGGGACTTGGGAAAAGAAAGTTTTGTTTTCTATCGTTAAGAACAAGAATGACTTACCTAATAGCGAGTTATTGAGCAATCCTGCAAGAACAGGACACATTAAATGATATTAGCACAAAAACCAAACAAAGCccaagaaaaacacaaaaaaggaaaaacaaaactgTCTAAGCAAATAACTTAATCCGCTGGCCATGGAGAGTTCTATAGAATTCTGAAATCACTAATAATAACACAAAAAGAGTCTACACGATCTCAATTAACATGATGAACCTCCTCATACTTAGTCGATGCCTAATTATACTTAGTCGATGCCTAATTAATCAGTGTTAGCAAGTGCTAGAAACAGTATTGAAAGACAGTGAAACCTATACAAGGCAGAGAAGAGATACCGAATCTGTTCATAGGAACACCGACAGCTACAATGATAAGTACTGACCTTCAACAGAAAAtgaatcatttgtccaaataccaTTTTGCTTATAAGAAAATCAAGATCATTTATCAACATTTCTAATAAATTACAGAATTGTTGATAGAAAAACAAGTTATATACCTGATGGCAAGGAGAAAAGAGCCTCTGAGGAACAATCACAAACACATGGAGGACATGAAAGTCGACGTGGTAAATTCTTCCCTCCTCTTGAACTCAAATTTAATGGATGTGTAATCAGATAACCAACCAAACATATACTCATCAAAAGCATAACAAGTCTTAATAATCCAGGATTACAAAACACTCCCCCCCTTGAATGTGATGAAGATGATTGATGATTATACATCTCTATATCAAAatccaaaactcaaaaaaaaaaaaaaaaaaaaagtaattaagAATCAAAGAACTTAATTACTTAAGGACACCCATTTAAAGATCTGAATCAATGAGCAAAACCCAGAGTTTAAAAATCATTAATTATCCCGACATTGGTTGATCGACGAATAGTTTATAGTTTCTTccttgggttttttttttgttgtttaaatAAAAACAGTAAAATGATTTGGATTTAAAtattaaaaagtttgaaaaactcaatcattaaaacatgaaatctttaactttggttttcttctttaaagcattaaaggaaaaaaccAGATCCCAAAAACTGTAGATTAGATTAGAGAGACTGTTATTTTAACTAATCGTAAAACtcgcttgttttatgactttagACTACAAGACGAGGTGTTAAAGGTGCCGAGTTCGAATCTTAGTGATCTCGGTATTTTAAATGGAGTTAAAACTAGTGACATGCCTTGTCAGGTAAAAATATTTGAGTAGAGCGTAATAAGTCAGCCCGGATTTTGCCTTGAATTAAAATCTTACAGTAAATTATATCAGGCAACATATACTAATCGCACATTAATCAGAAAGCTGGGGCAGAAGCCCCTCTCTACAAATTGACGAAATAGTGGTAGTAGCCCTAAAATGTGCAGAAAGTAGTAGCCCTTTAAAAAAAATGCGGCTTGGTTCCATACAGTTCATGTTTCAGCCTAGCAACATCCACTTCTGAAACAGGAAGCTTTTCTTCTCTGACCCACGCCTCTGCTTCGAACCCCCTTCTTCACGTTGTTGCAGCTCCAACACCTTATGACTAGTCTCGTATTCGGTAGTACCTTACCACCAAGAATGTGAATTAATTACTCGATACTAGCCTCTTCATTGTTTTGCTTGACATGATGATTTCCAAGAATATGACCAGGTAAATGTTGATGATGTAGAATTTGGGTAAGGGTCAAAGAAAAATGTGCCAATTTGTGCAATTGAACTGAAGACAGATAAAAAGTGAATTTGCATAGGTTCACAGTGATTTCATAAGGTAGAATTCAGAAACAAACTATTTCGTGACACACTGTCAA
This DNA window, taken from Papaver somniferum cultivar HN1 chromosome 3, ASM357369v1, whole genome shotgun sequence, encodes the following:
- the LOC113361609 gene encoding uncharacterized protein LOC113361609, with translation MYNHQSSSSHSRGGVFCNPGLLRLVMLLMSICLVGYLITHPLNLSSRGGKNLPRRLSCPPCVCDCSSEALFSLPSGLLNNSLLDCGKNDPEMNSEIKKDSIDLLSEELSLLKGVMDDNMKHTRALVSDARKTSSQYQKEAEKCNVGIETCEEAREKAEAQLRAELKQSALWESRARENGWKDL